One genomic window of Gossypium hirsutum isolate 1008001.06 chromosome D11, Gossypium_hirsutum_v2.1, whole genome shotgun sequence includes the following:
- the LOC107923465 gene encoding LOW QUALITY PROTEIN: E3 ubiquitin-protein ligase BRE1-like 1 (The sequence of the model RefSeq protein was modified relative to this genomic sequence to represent the inferred CDS: inserted 8 bases in 8 codons; deleted 2 bases in 1 codon; substituted 1 base at 1 genomic stop codon): MGSTGEADXKRRHFASISPTAVDSKKQPFSPTSEEKKLDTQVLQFQNQKLQQKLEAQKVEYSAFENKFIQLKSKQSXYDSTLQVVNKSWEALITGLESRAIHTQEAGRQNGECAPNTEDGALFPAGCFLSRLMETGATESSSSNICPVQMKEDREQTASEKSGNILHNIVVAINDLWCLKDGLYAVVKKDLPIYGSCRQKAFCDLESEVKNLRLAIGDIHLNHRSLVRELQSHRDIDAKNKAELKRLKGELEIAVAELQVSNCKLATLKAERDATKGAFFPVLNLGXKPVAGDKFKDKHRDLQEMESALKKLLEQASTRLTELKXLHEERIEILQQLSNLQNTLKSIKXISSSQVYLLVXDQLERSKSEVSRYQDLYEKLQVEKDNLAWKXKELSIKNDIADVFQRSLAISDSRASHMGAEIQRQIDERKRVEAKLEEASREPGRKEIIAEFKSLLSSFPEEMSLMQSQLGKYKEAVVDIHSLRXDVQSLYTTLDRKVSNFIKLSVRSVEQVAETNKLQAMVQELKDSDVELKLIFDMYRHELLIQEMFGSXDSEYKAWAHVQSLKSCLDEQNLELRVKTANEAEAVSQQRLAAAEAEIAELRQKLEASRRGKARLSDVLKSKNEENEAYLSEIESIGQSYDDMQTQNQQLLQQVTERDDYNIKVFLEGVGSKQLQDALLFEKHTMEKDLQQASSSLDFYEMKAARIEDQLRFCSDQVQKLAEERFQNSVSLENTQKRLSDIRRSHQARESLEDSQSKIERSRVALVELQIELERQRFSKKRNEEELEVVRRKVLRLQAEIEGSSTVQRLQQELREYKEILKCSICLDRPKEVVITKCYHLFCNPCVQKIIGSRHRKCPVCAASFGANDVKPVYI; encoded by the exons ATGGGGAGCACTGGTGAGGCTG CGAAACGGCGTCACTTTGCCTCCATATCTCCCACTGCTGTTGACTCAAAGAAGCAACCATTCTCACCAACTTCTGAGGAGAAAAAG CTTGAtactcaagttttgcaatttcAGAATCAAAAGCTGCAGCAAAAGTTAGAAGCTCAGAAGGTTGAGTATTCTGCTTTTGAGAACAAATTCATTCAACTGAAAAGCAAACAAA CATATGATTCTACATTGCAAGTGGTGAACAAATCTTGGGAAGCG CTGATCACTGGCTTGGAATCTCGTGCCATCCACACACAAGAAGCTGGCAGGCAAAATGGTGAATGTGCACCTAATACAGAGG aTGGGGCTCTATTTCCTGCTG GATGCTTTCTTAGCAGACTTATGGAGACAGGTGCAACTGAGAGTTCCTCTTCCAATATTTGCCCAGTGCAGATGAAAGAAGATAGAGAACAGACTGCATCTGAAAAGAGTGGGAACATATTACACAATATAGTAGTTGCAATTAATGACCTATGGTGTCTGAAGGATGGATTATATGCTGTAGTTAAAAAAGATCTTCCTATCTATG GATCATGCAGGCAGAAGGCATTTTGTGACCTAGAATCAGAAGTTAAGAATTTGAGGTTAGCAATAGGTGATATTCATTTGAACCACAGATCTTTGGTAAGAGAGTTGCAGAGCCATAGGGATATTGATGCTAAGAATAAAGCTGAACTTAAGCGTCTGAAAG GTGAATTAGAAATTGCAGTTGCAGAACTGCAGGTAAGTAATTGCAAATTGGCAACTCTTAAAGCAGAAAGAGATGCAACGAAAGGTGCATTTTTTCCTGTCTTAAACCTCG GTAAGCCTGTTgctggtgataagttcaaagataAGCATAGAGATCTGCAAGAAATGGAGTCAGCCCTCAAAAAGCTGTTG GAGCAAGCATCCACTCGACTAACAGAACTAA GCCTTCATGAGGAAAGAATAGAAATATTACAGCAGTTATCAAATTTGCAG AACACATTGAAGAGTATAA GCATTTCTTCTTCCCAAGTATATCTTCTGG AAGATCAACTAGAAAGGTCAAAATCAGAAGTTTCGCGGTATCAGGATTTATATGAGAAACTACAG GTTGAGAAAGATAATCTGGCTTGGA GAAAGGAGTTGAGTATAAAAAATGATATAGCTGATGTATTTCAGAGATCATTGGCAATTTCTGATTCTAGAGCTTCTCATATGGGGGCAGAAATACAGCGACAAATTGATGAAAGAAAGAGAGTTGAAGCTAAGCTGGAAGAGGCATCTAGAGAACCAG GAAGGAAGGAAATAATTGCAGAATTTAAAAGCTTGCTTTCTTCATTTCCTGAGGAAATGAGTTTGATGCAGAGTCAATTAGGTAAATACAAAGAGGCCGTCGTGGATATTCATTCTCTCC CTGACGTGCAATCTCTTTACACTACTCTTGATAGGAAGGTTAGTAATTTTATAA AATTGTCTGTCAGATCTGTTGAGCAAGTTGCTGAAACAAACAAGTTGCAAGCCATG GTCCAGGAATTGAAGGACAGTGATGTGGAGTTGAAGTTGATATTTGATATGTACAGACATGAATTACTGATTCAAG AGATGTTTGGAAGCTAGGATTCAGAATACAAGGCATGGGCTCATGTTCAAAGTCTGAAATCTTGTCTTGATGAGCAAAATCTGGAATTACGTGTTAAGACGGCTAATGAAGCTGAAGCGGTATCCCAGCAAAGGTTGGCTGCTGCAGAAGCTGAAATTGCTGAGTTGCGACAGAAACTGGAGGCTTCCAGGAG GGGTAAGGCTAGGCTTTCTGAtgttttaaaatccaaaaatgaGGAAAATGAGGCTTACTTATCTGAAATAGAG TCAATTGGACAGTCATATGATGACATGCAAACACAAAACCAGCAGCTATTGCAGCAAGTCACAGAGAGGGATGACTATAACATCAAGGT TTTTCTAGAAGGTGTTGGGTCAAAGCAGCTGCAAGATGCTCTACTCTTTGAAAAACATACCATGGAGAAGGATCTTCAGCAAGCCAGTTCATCCCTTGATTTTTATGAGATGAAAGCTGCAAGAATTGAGGATCAA CTGAGGTTTTGCTCAGATCAGGTTCAGAAACTGGCAGAAGAAAGATTTCAAAACTCGGTTTCATTGGAAAATACACAAAAACGATTGTCAGATATTAGAAGATCTCATCAGGCAAGGGAGTCACTAGAGGACTCACAATCTAAGATTGAGAGAAGTCGAGTGGCATTGGTGGAGTTGCAGATAGAATTAGAGAGGCAAAG GTTTAGCAAGAAAAGAAATGAGGAAGAACTGGAAGTGGTGAGAAGGAAGGTGTTGCGTCTTCAAGCTGAGATTGAAGGATCATCAACTGTACAAAGGCTTCAACAAGAACTTAGAGAGTACAAGGAAATACTGAAATGCAGTATCTGTCTTGATAGACCAAAAGAG GTTGTTATTACAAAATGCTACCATCTCTTCTGCAATCCTTGTGTACAAAAGATTATTGGAAGTCGTCACCGCAAGTGTCCAGTGTGTGCTGCAAGCTTTGGTGCTAATGATGTTAAACCTGTTTATATCTGA